ACCTTTCAATAAAGTAAAATAACTCCAAAAGCACAGCCATCTGATAGGACTCTGCTAATTATCAGTTATGGAAGAAGGAATGCAAAGGGGTGAGATGTAGAGAATCATAGCCTAGAGAGAGAAAGTGGAATATCCCTTATGTAACTAATTTCCGAATCTGAATTGGCAAAAGGAATGAGGAGTGGGAGAGGATTTTGTTGTAGAGGTGGTATATAACCTGATAACAGAAGTGGTGAGTGGTAGGCTAGGAATTGACAAGACTTTTGGGAGAGATTAGGCATTCTCTAACTGCCCGGGTTGCTTTTCTTTATCTGTAATTGCCTCTTTTCCTTTCCAAATCAGTCTGTTTTCATACTGATACAGGTTTGAATTTGCTTTAATACAGTATAGTTTCCTCTCTTTTCCTTGCAATTTTTCTGGTACCTATCCGCTGATATTGGAACTCTTGGTCAAGGGAGCTTTGAATGGATATTACATGAGCTGCATTAGAGTCTTGAATAGGGAGAGTTTAGAGAAAAGTTTGCAAGAATAGAGGAAGGAGAGTCAATCCATTTGAATGAGATTTTTAGAATTTGGGTTTGGTCTAACTCAACCCTACAAATCTGACTTGTAAGGCGAGCGATGCCTCCCACTTATATAAACACATTTTCAGGCCACGTTTCATCCCATGTGGGGCTCTCAACTCCCCTATGCCCATAATTGGACATCTGAAGCGTGATATGAGCGATCCGATAACGGGTGGCCAAAACGGGCATTCTAAACGTATCTGATATCATCTTAGGAAGTTGGATTGTGTTTAACTTAACCTACAAAACCTTGTAAGGTTAGGAATGCTCTTTCACCTTACAGGCATTCCTCCTCACCTTACAAACTGGTTTTGATGCTGCATACTTATAAACTCTTTTTTCATGGTATGGTGAGTTGGTGACAGAATTGTGCCAAAGTATGAGAACAGAAACTGGGCTACTGAAAAAATATGGAAAACTTGGTAGGATTCTAGGAATCATCctttttttttcagaaattgTTCTGTTATCATTTCCGTTATATAAAAGCATTACCATATTCATCAATGCAAAACTTAAATATGCCCAACAATTTATTTGGCCATTGGATTGGTTTATTGGtatatttgtatatgtatatatatatattgatttttcatGTTTTATATAGCTAGGTTTCGATGAAAGTTATGATTATCCTAAAACTTCcatgttcatttttgttttcaaactGCACATAATATGCAATTCCATGATCCTTTGTTTGATGTCATTAAAATTGAAACTACTTTTATTTTCCAACATGGCTTAGAATGCTGAAGCCACGGAATCTTACTGGATGTCAGTAGTTTCTTGGAACCTTAGCTGATAATGAAATatggaaaagaaataaattcCTTTGATTTTCAGTTCCAGATATTTGATTATTGATAATTCTGTAAATATTTCTTCCATGGACAAAATTTGTTAGCTTCTTGTTGTTTGCATTGTTGCAGATGGGATTGCAGTTTCCAGGAAGGTAGGTTAGTTGAGGAGGTGGATGGGCATACAGCAATTCTTTATCACCGACTTCAGTTGGACTGGTTCCCAATGTAAAGATAATCTAACATCTCCATCATTGATAATAATTTGTAGTTTATACTATAGTTAACTTGATTATTATTTATGCATAAATGGACAGTAGTGTCTTTGGCAGAAGAAGGAACTTTTCTTGTTATCTTGCGATATTATTTTTCTGAGTAAATGTTTTCTTTCATGTATGTAGAGCTATATTTAGATCTCCTATTAAAATCTGAATTGTTATTTGTACCTATGACAAATGATGCAGGACTGGATAAACTATTTGAAAAATGGTTGCACATCCAGAAAGtataatcattaattttattgatcCAATGTGATGTGTTTATCATGACAGGTTTGTGTGGCCCCGCGATCTTTGTTATGTACGTTACTGGCGTCGAAATGATGATGGAAGTTATGGTAggcattttggtttttttgccCAAAGTTTTCGGTATATGTGATGGCACTGGCTAAGGAAACATAAGTAGAAAATAATAAGTGAATACTTTCCTCATTTAGttaattaaaaacatttaataGAAGGTATCAAATGTTCCTTTACCAATATCCTTAAGCTACACATTAGCAAACCCCCTATGCTATTAATTTTGAgggtttatttatatttcttcttCTTGCAGTTGTTTTATTTCGCTCTAGAGAACATGAGAACTGTGGTCCACAACCAGGGTGTGTTCGAGCACATATTGAGAGTAAGATTTCTTTGTAGATCTGATTCTATTCTTCAAAGTTCAAGAGAGTGTGTGGTTCATCTTTATTTTCCAGGGGTCTGATGTTCTCAACTTATTATGGAGTGGGATTATGCACATGGCCTCTCTGGTGTTTTGCTAATAGTTGTTTTAAGGGTGTTGCCTCTTTTTACTTGGGTGGATTGAGCAACTTGgccttatttttttatgattgtaTTTTTTACTTTCTGAATTTGAGGATAGTCCTGTTTTACCTTTCCCTTCAAGTATTTGTATCTATTATTCTATAAAAGTGCAAGCATAAGACACCATCCAATCTTCAAACCTAATACCAATGGATTTATGTTTGGCAATATCTTAATTTCATTAACATATTTGGGTGTTTGTTTCAAGTTGTTTAAATCCATTCCTGGGAATAACTTCCCTAGTATTATAAGGATGGTAATCCTATTGCTGTGTAGTTTGTAAAAAGTGTTtggataatatttataataccTCCTGGAATCATTTATAAAAGTTTGGTCGAGGGGTAATAGTaggagttaaaaaaataaacctttCCTTTGGAGTGAAAACTATGGGaatgtgaaaataattttttctcgGGAATTTTTAATATGCGGGAATGATTTTTTTAACCTTACAACAGATATTGTAATACTCATCCCTACCAGTATTTGTTTTGGAAATGCATTTAAATGACTTGAAACAAGCCCccaatattattttagtttacaATCTCTTTACCTTCATAGATGAAAATTgtcattgaaattttatatgtcTAAGAGCGGGTTTCTACAGGTGGAGGATTTAATGTCTCCCCCTTAAAACCTCGAAATGGGAGGCCAAGGACACAAGTTCAGCATCTTATGCAGATTGATCTGAAGGGTTGGGGTGTGAGTTACATACCGTCTTTCCAGCAGCATTGTCTCCGCCAACTGTTAAATAGTGTAGCAGGTGAGTTGATTTTATTGTATGTGGTTTAGAGTTTTCTTATGGATTGATAATGCTATCCCTTCTGCCATCATTGGTTTCTAATACACCTCCCTCTTTCTCTTTATGCGCGCGCACACACACAGATAAACGTACATTCATACACACATGAATGTATGTTAATAGTGAATATTGGACTGGAGGTTGCCCCATTTTGTATGTTTTGAGGGAGGGCATGCTTTGCTATGAGTTTCAAATTGCTTGATTTTTTCCCTCTCTACAGGTTTACGTGAATGGTTTGCACAGTCAGATGAAAGGAATGCTCCTCCACGAATTCCTGTCATGGTTAATATGTTCTCAACATCTGTTGCTTCAAAGAAGAGTCAGAAGCCAAATGATAGTTCTGCTCATTCTACTTCTCTCGATCAAAATGCTGCAAGCAGAAGTTCAGCTTTGCTGGATGAATATTCTGATGAAGACGAGGATTTTCAAATAGCAGAACCAGAGCAAGAGGTATTGTTTCCATTCCCTCATTTATACTGTTGGCCTTTGCTTTATAAACTCTAAGAATGAATACTTTAATATTTCAGGCATTCCAAATTGGTCTTGAGAGTGATGTTAGAAAAACAGGTAGCTGCTTGCTATGCCTAACTTTAATTTAATAACATTATATAACTGATAAAACATGTGCACAAAGCACCTGCACACTGCAATGCATGTACATGACAGGTTTTATTAAATCTAATCATAAAGTATGCTTGAACTGAAGCCTTAGAAGAAGAGCCTGAAGATGAGATTGACTTATCTTCGTTTTCGGGTAATTTGCGCCGAGATGATCGTGATAATGCTCGGGATTGCTGGAAGATATCTGATGGAAATAACTTCCGAGTCAGAAGCAAGCATTTTTGCTATGACAAATCAAAGGTCTTCTATTTTTCTTTCACTATTctcaaatcaaatttttatcattgtttcgGTGTATGCTTATTCCTTTATGGTGAAATGTGAAGGTTCCTGCAGGAAAACATCTGCTGGATCTTGTTGCTGTCGACTGGTTTAAGGACTCAAAAAGAATGGACCATGTGGCTAAGCGTCATGGTTGTGCAGCACAAGTGAGAATAAACCTTGTCTGTAATGTTTTACTTGATAAAGATTATTGGTAGGTGATAGGAACTAGGTAACTTGTTGTAAAATTAGGGATAAACCCAATTATAGAGATCATAATCACAGGTCCCTCATTCTCATGCTcacaaaacaagaaaaataaaagagcaCTGCAGAACTTTGAGGGTCAGCAAACCCTGAAACTTACTCGATGACCGAACCTGCTCTCCCATACCTTTCCCTCTTTTAATTGTTGCTTCGTATTCTTTCCCCTTTGTTCCCACCTTTCTCCTTCCTCTCCTTGTAGGCAAGGTTTTAAAACTCATATCCTGCATTTTCCCCTTTTGTCAAATTTCAACGTGGTTTGTCTTAGAAGTTCCTAAAAATTCTGCCTCCAAGAGGATCCACCTTGTCATTGAGGTGGAGTTCTAGCTGAGTGCCCTTTATTAAGTGAAAGGAGTTCTACCAGTTTCACTTTGCTTGAAGTGCAACAGCCAAGTGATGATTAAAGGACAACAATTTCTGTCATTCCATCCTAGCTACTCCTTATTGATAGGGTCTTTAGGGTTATCACTTTACCATATTGTGTGAAAATATTAGAGACCTATGTCAGGCTTCTTGTCACTTGCATATATGAAAGGGCATAATATGCATATATTTTCAATGCCACTTTTTATTATTACGGGAAAATTATATTGATCTTCCTCGACGTTTGCTCTCATTACACAAAATGCCCCTCCTTTTTTCGGCATAACACCAACTCTTAATTCTAATAGTGCTTGGtagcatttaaaaatttaatgaaattccATGTGAACCTTTTGTTAAGATCTATGTTATTGGGCCACCCACATTTTCTATACTTTAGATGTCTAGTGTTAGGCATGAGGGTGTAGGGATCCCCCATTGACTAGAAATATGgttaaaatattacttataaagcAAGAGTAATTCTAACCTCTTGAGCTAGCTTTTGGAGTTGAGTTGAACTTAACCCAAGTTCTAATATGATATCGGATCTATTTGGGGATCTGTTATTGAACCACCTACCTACATTTGTCCACGCTGTAGATGTCAAGTGATGGCCAATGGGTGTGAGGGTGTGTATAGATCTCGGTAATTGGGCCACCTCAATTTGTTCACCTTCTAGGTAATCCAATCGTGGGCTTGAGGATGTATGAGATCCCATATTGACTAGAGATGAGGTTGAAGTAGTCCTTATAAAGGTTGAACAATTATCACTTTTTGAACTAATTTTTGGAGTTGAGTCAGGCTTAATACAAATTCTATTACCTTTATTAAAAACATGATATGATACATGGCTCAATCTCCTATTTTTTTGGAAATTATTGTCGATACCATTCTTTGTTctttgcattttgtttttcctttaataTAGAGTtgaaattattcataaaaattgGATCTCTGAACCAAATTTTTGTCTTGAATACCTTTCAACCTGCCTAACACAATGCCCGCCACAGCTTCTCCTTGTCATCATTGCAAGGTTGCTTTAGGTGGTGAGTACTATATGAAATGTATACAATTTGATTTGATACTATTGTTTGGTTTCATTAAATGCTATATGGTTTCAAAACAACACACATCAGCATGTGGTTTAAACACTGCACTGCAGACCAAGCAATTCCCCAGAAACCTCACCCAATCACCTGTGGTAGAACCACAGATTAAGGGGACAGTTTTTTCTTAAATAGGAGGGTTATCAGTTGTAACAAGCGCAAACCTTAGTGTGGTGAATTTGATTTcccttttattatttataatttcaagTTGGTGGTGTTTGTTTATTGTGGTTTTTTGTTTGCTCTTTGAGGCTTTTGCTGACAATAGTGCTTATTGTTTGGTGTCTAATGCAGGTTGCATCTGAAAAGGGATTTTTCTCCATTATCATTAATCTTCAGGCgagttttttttccttcatctcTATGAATCAACTTTGAACTACAAAGACTTAGAGTTTTGAAGTAAATTAATGCATGTTGTCGGCTGCAGGTGCCAGCATCAACACATTACAGTatggtattttattttgtgacaAAGGAGTTAGCTCCTGGAACGCTCTTGCAACGCTTTGTTGATGGCGATGATGAATTCCGAAACAGCAGGCTTAAGCTCATCCCATCAGTCCCAAAGGTATTCATTTAATATTGTCATCACTGTATAATCAATGACGGGCAACTTTCACTGCCTTCTGTGAGTTAATTTTATGATGTGTGGCAGTAATGTATCACTGTTGTTCATCACAAACACATTTGTAATCTTATGTTTCCTGCTACCAACTAGATGCATATGTGTTTTGGCTTGTCGCAATTCACATGCCTTAATATATCTTTTTGTTTCATCGACTAGGATTCTCTTTCATTTTTTCCACTTTTATATTATGAGCTTTTCTTTTTCCGTTGGTTTTCTATTTGTAAATTATAACTACCATCTTTTGCCAAAGGCCAAAGAAACAAGCATATGTTTTTAGGCATATCATTCGTTATTGACTTTCCAACTAAAAATTGCAGGGTTCGTGGATTGTACGCCAAAGTGTTGGAAGCACTCCTTGTTTACTGGGAAAGGCCGTTGATTGCAACTATATTCGTGGTCCCAAGTATTTAgaagtaaaattttattaaattcatcTACACATTGTCTATTCTTGTTGTACGGAGTTTTCCACTAATTAATGATGTATGTACCCTAACTTGTTTGCCACGATCTAATGAAATAGTTTTTGTCTGTAGATTGATGTTGATATTGGTTCTTCTACTGTTGCTAATGGAGTTTTGGGGCTGGTTATTGGTGTGATTACAACTTTGGTGGTTGATATGGCTTTTCTTGTACAGGTATGTTTTTTATGATGTAAATTTCACATGCTAGTAATGAGCATCTAAGCAAGTCACACGATTTAAGTGGGGAGTGTTTGGATAGACCTATTTAGCTGCTGCATTCAGTATGGAAAATTTTCCtgttcaaattttaaaagtataatGACTTGGCTTTCTCATTTAATAAAATCCTTGATTTTAGTTGAATTCTCTTCAGATGGTTGTGGGTATCTAATATTGGTGATTGTATAGACCTTCTAATTGAGAACAAATCTGTCTTACTATTTCCCCTAATTTTACCAAATTTCTTTGCTTGCCATTCTGTAAGTACTAGTAGGAGTTATAAATACTTAATTATTACTTTTGTTGGAGGATTTTATTGATGGAATGTTGAAtgagaaattattttatatattgtaaCATACTACTATGCATGGACATGTGTGCTTGAGGTAAAATTTGTACTTCGTTCTGAATGTGGGCTTGACAAGTTCAAACAAGAGAATTATTTTGACGATGTGAATTAGTTGACAGTCTATTGATATCATGTCGGTtatatattgtgaatttgttttgttttgaaactgATAAGATTGTTACAATTGACATTAATAGGCAAATACTTCTGATGAGTTGCCCGAGAGGCTTATTGGAGCTGTTCGTGTTTCTCATTTAGAGCTCAAGTCTGCCATAGTCCCTAAACTGGATCCAGATCCATTATGACGAACCAATTCTTTTCTATTGTTCTTTTATACAAAATCATTTGTTTGCAATATGCTCTTTTGTATCATTTTTCATTCTACTGGGATGTAGGTTCATTGTTTTTTCTTATTCGTTCTTTCCCTGAAATATTGAAAGGAAAATGTtcttctcttctcttttttttttgtttttatgtatTTAGTTCAGAGCCAAGCTGATATAGGATCTTCATATTCGGGTATATTTCATCTGataattaaattcttttagCTAAAAATtcgaattattattattatcatcatcatcatcataaacataaatataccATAATGAATTAAAGCAAAATATAATACGTAGACTTTTatgtgaaaataataataaatcgtcTAATTTAGTTGTTAATAAGAAATCAGTTTGAAAAACTAATTGAAAGTAACAAGAATTCATAAAGTTATTCATGATTAAAACTTACAATTTCTTTGAGAGAATGAGGGAATTGCAAGGGAACGATTGACAaacttttttattgttttttgaaTGCCTTACATTATAAAGGACCACTTCGTATTATAATAGAAGGATATGTCTTAGATTACAATAATGTCCTTGCACTAATTTACGTTGATGCCCTTACATAATTTAAATAGcattaataattcaactaacTTTATTAAAGAGAATAGTAAAAAGCTTAATAATACATTGCAAAAGTCAAAAGTAAATATAATGTTGTCTGCCTTCATAATGACATCAAGATAATGGGTTATCTTTTGTCAAAAGTAGCCATCATGCTTTGTCTGAGAATTTTTAATGCCTTGAGTCCCGAGTATGGTCACATTTTTCCTTCAATAATTCtattaatctttaataatttagatGTCACATTTTTCCTTCAATAATTTCGAAATTCTTTAATAGTTTAGATTTATTCTATTCCATAGCAATCATCTTCATTATGGTATCAGAGCCTTGTTAAAGGACTCTGAggaattgaattatatttcttatattttaaacttacgtttttaaaatcttaatcatcTAAACGTTGGTCAGCTGTGGTTGATTATGTTATTGTTATGACCAAgacaattatcaaaataaagaattaCAAATAacagaaatagaaaataaattacaaaattggAACATGCCTAACATTAagtataaagaaatatataaaactagTACGTTTGACAAATTTAGATCTCAAGAAATTGGTCATACATTAGAATCTTCCAAATCAATAGTTGAACATCAagaaactattaatttattaaatgaagaaataattgaTAATCATATCAAACAAGGATTTCATTATATTCACTTAGGATTAATACAAGTTGCTGTTAAACCATTACATACGTTAGGACTAAATACCCCATATTATTAGTTTTACGTGATAATAGAATTAATCTCTCTCTTGGGCTTTACGGCTTACCAACAGAATCAACCACAGCTGACCAACGTTTAgatgattaagattttaaaaacgtaagtttaaaatataagaaatataattcaattccTCAGAGTCCTTTAACAAGGCTCTGATACCATAACGAAAATGATTGCTATGGAATAGAAtaaatctaaattattaaagaatttcgaaattattgaaggaaaaatgtgacatctaaattattaaagattaataGAATTATTGAAGGAAAAATGTGATCATACTCGGGACCCAAAGCATTAAAGATTCTCAGACAAAACATGATGGCTACTTTTGACAAAAGATAACTCATTATATTGATGTCATTATGAAGGCAAACAACATTATGTTTACTTTTGACTTTTGCAATGTATTATTAAGCTTTTTACTATTCTCTTTAGTAAAgttagttgaattattaatgCTATTTGAATTATGTAAGGGCATCAATGTAAATTAGTGCAAGGACATTATTGTAATCTAAGATCTATCCTTCCATTATAAAAGGAAGTGGTCCTTTATTATGTAAGACATtcgaaaaacaaaaataaaaaaatttgtcaatCGTTCCCTTGCAATTCCCTCATTCTCTGAAAGAAATTGTAAGTTTTAATCATGAACAACTTTATGAATTCTTGTTACTTTCANNNNNNNNNNNNNNNNNNNNNNNNNNNNNNNNNNNNNNNNNNNNNNNNNNNNNNNNNNNNNNNNNNNNNNNNNNNNNNNNNNNNNNNNNNNNNNNNNNNNNNNNNNNNNNNNNNNNNNNNNNNNNNNNNNNNNNNNNNNNNNNNNNNNNNNNNNNNNNNNNNNNNNNNNNNNNNNNNNNNNNNNNNNNNNNNNNNNNNNNNNNNNNNNNNNNNNNNNNNNNNNNNNNNNNNNNNNNNNNNNNNNNNNNNNNNNNNNNNNNNNNNNNNNNNNNNNNNNNNNNNNNNNNNNNNNNNNNNNNNNNNNNNNNNNNNNNNNNNNNNNNNNNNNNNNNNNNNNNNNNNNNNNNNNNNNNNNNNNNNNTGACAAACTTTTTGaagaataacttttttaaaaacataagtttaaaatataagaaatataatttaattcatCAGAGTCCTCTTACAAGGCTCTGATACCATAATGAAGATGAAGCTAAACcatgataaaaaattatgtgaaaGTAATGGTAATAAGAAAGCAATTTGAAAAACTATGATAATAAGCTAAACCATAATGAAGATGAAGCTAAACCATGATAATAAGAAAGCAATTTGAAAAACTAATTGGaagtaaataaaattcataaatttgttCATGATTAAAAACTTACAATTAGATATTTAGAGAATGAGGGAATTGCAATGAAGATGAAGCTAAATATTTATAAGTGTTTTTGAATGCCTTACATAATGAAGGACCACTTCCTTTTATAATAGAAGGATATGTCTTAGATTACAATAATGTCCTTGCACTAATTTACATTGATGCCCTTACATAATTCAAATAGcattaataattcaactaacTTTATTAAAGAGAATAGTAAAAAGCTTAATAATACATTGCAAAAGTCAAAAGTAAACATAATGTTGTCCGCCTTCATAATGACATCAAGATAATGGGTTATCTTTTGTCAAAAGTAGCCATCATGCTTTGTCTGAGAATCTTTAATGCCTTGGGTCCCGAGTATGGTCACATTTTTCCTTCAATAATTCTATTAATCTTTAATAACTTAGATGTCACATTTTTCCTTCAATAATTTCgaaattctttaataatttagatttcTTCTATTCCATAACAATCATCTTCATTTTGTGGAGTAAAGCTTTGTGATGATTCTACAGagtcttcatcattattgtctGATTCAGTAATTGCCTTTtgtaatttctttaaaaattcttttttatttgaagaagcTGATAATTCTGccataattttagatttttctgCCAAGAATTGTCATTCTTTAACGATCTCTTTTGGCTTAATAAGAAACTTAGGATTTCTTCTAAACCATTCTAAGAGTGTagagtttttttaataattctgGATTAAATTTGTTCcaccatttaattttaataactcTGAATACCCAATTGATATCAGAATCAGGAATTGATAATTCTTTTTTGTATGTCCACGAGGTAATCCATGAAATACCAAAGCTTGCATGAAACATTAATATCTTCATATGATCCAGAAAATTAGTTTCTTTAACAAATTCCTAGAATGCCGACCCAGCAAATTCTAGGTAAATTTTTGGCTCGAGTCCCCATTCATTGAACCATTTAGTAAACCATAAAGGGAACTGCAACGAAATATCCTTTTTAAACCAAATGAACCAGGAGTGATCAAAGGGTTCTTGTAATGGCATATTGGTCCATGCCTCCATATAATCATAATAGGAATATTCCTGAGGAGTAAATCGTCTAGAAAATTTCTTTAATGCTGAAGGATGATCTTTCCAATCTGTTGGCGATAAAACctttaatgttttaaattttgaaaaaataattttctgtttATCACTCTTGTCGTATGTATGAGTTATTTCTATTGAATCAGTATCCACTACCATTTCTACCATTTCTATTATACCATTTCTACCTCCcatgtaataataaaaaataaacaaatgctAACAGCGGTCCTGGGTGCActtataaatatctaaatttagaaattttcttctattaaaaatatattagaagtTGTGCATTAAATTTCTTATAGCTTCaaatttgattgtttttaatgtaaaatttctACTTTTTGATTCCTTAACGAGTATCATTAGGGATCTTGTTAGCATgaccttaaaaaataaaatgagatattAAAGGAACTTTATTGACAAAAAAGGAACTCTTGCTTTGGTTCTCTTGATCAATTCAATAAGGAGACTTTTACTGCAACATATTAAGCTTCACAGGTATGGGAATCGTAGATGTGGATTGTAGATCATTGTCGTACATTGCTATAAACATAAACCTCCATTTCTGGTTTTGCTGTCGTTTTGCTGTATACCCCAAAAAAACCAATGATATAAAGACAAATGTTCGAGCATTAAATGTCTAAATTGCACAATACAAAATTCATATTACAAGAGCTGTTATTATCGTCATTACATTATATATCCCAAATaaacaagtaactttttttgttaaaatggtATAAGACCTTTTCCTAACTAAATGCTTCAGCTAAAGTGATCTTCAAGTAGGACAAAGTATTTTCTCTTGTAGGTTGCAGCTGCGCTTAAAATCATGACAGATCATTGATTCTTTTACCTTGAAAATTCTGTACTCTGCTTGTAATAGTTATACTCCCCCCTATTTGACCCTTTTTAGAATGAATAGAAATAATAGTAGCTAGATATTACCATAAGCAAAAGTCATATCATCACATTATCAAAATACCGTGAAGagtctttctatttttttgctTTGTTCCTACCTATTCTTAATGATTTCAAC
This region of Cicer arietinum cultivar CDC Frontier isolate Library 1 chromosome 8, Cicar.CDCFrontier_v2.0, whole genome shotgun sequence genomic DNA includes:
- the LOC101490237 gene encoding protein ENHANCED DISEASE RESISTANCE 2 isoform X1 — translated: MSSKVVYEGWMVRYGRRKIGRSFIHMRYFVLESRLLAYYKRKPQDNQVPIKTLLIDGNCRVEDRGLKTHHGHMVYVLSVYNKKEKNHRIMQMAAFNIQEALIWKEKIEYVIDQHQGAQPSNGNKYISFEYKSGMDNGKTASSSDRESQFSAQEDEDEPHSNLLRRTTIGNGPPESVLDWTREIDSDLSNQNVNNQAFSRKHWRLLQCQNGLRIFEELLEVDYLPRSYSRAMKAVGVVEASCEEIFELVMSMDGTRFEWDCSFQEGRLVEEVDGHTAILYHRLQLDWFPMFVWPRDLCYVRYWRRNDDGSYVVLFRSREHENCGPQPGCVRAHIESGGFNVSPLKPRNGRPRTQVQHLMQIDLKGWGVSYIPSFQQHCLRQLLNSVAGLREWFAQSDERNAPPRIPVMVNMFSTSVASKKSQKPNDSSAHSTSLDQNAASRSSALLDEYSDEDEDFQIAEPEQEAFQIGLESDVRKTALEEEPEDEIDLSSFSGNLRRDDRDNARDCWKISDGNNFRVRSKHFCYDKSKVPAGKHLLDLVAVDWFKDSKRMDHVAKRHGCAAQVASEKGFFSIIINLQVPASTHYSMVFYFVTKELAPGTLLQRFVDGDDEFRNSRLKLIPSVPKGSWIVRQSVGSTPCLLGKAVDCNYIRGPKYLEIDVDIGSSTVANGVLGLVIGVITTLVVDMAFLVQANTSDELPERLIGAVRVSHLELKSAIVPKLDPDPL
- the LOC101490237 gene encoding protein ENHANCED DISEASE RESISTANCE 2 isoform X2 yields the protein MSSKVVYEGWMVRYGRRKIGRSFIHMRYFVLESRLLAYYKRKPQDNQVPIKTLLIDGNCRVEDRGLKTHHGHMVYVLSVYNKKEKNHRIMMAAFNIQEALIWKEKIEYVIDQHQGAQPSNGNKYISFEYKSGMDNGKTASSSDRESQFSAQEDEDEPHSNLLRRTTIGNGPPESVLDWTREIDSDLSNQNVNNQAFSRKHWRLLQCQNGLRIFEELLEVDYLPRSYSRAMKAVGVVEASCEEIFELVMSMDGTRFEWDCSFQEGRLVEEVDGHTAILYHRLQLDWFPMFVWPRDLCYVRYWRRNDDGSYVVLFRSREHENCGPQPGCVRAHIESGGFNVSPLKPRNGRPRTQVQHLMQIDLKGWGVSYIPSFQQHCLRQLLNSVAGLREWFAQSDERNAPPRIPVMVNMFSTSVASKKSQKPNDSSAHSTSLDQNAASRSSALLDEYSDEDEDFQIAEPEQEAFQIGLESDVRKTALEEEPEDEIDLSSFSGNLRRDDRDNARDCWKISDGNNFRVRSKHFCYDKSKVPAGKHLLDLVAVDWFKDSKRMDHVAKRHGCAAQVASEKGFFSIIINLQVPASTHYSMVFYFVTKELAPGTLLQRFVDGDDEFRNSRLKLIPSVPKGSWIVRQSVGSTPCLLGKAVDCNYIRGPKYLEIDVDIGSSTVANGVLGLVIGVITTLVVDMAFLVQANTSDELPERLIGAVRVSHLELKSAIVPKLDPDPL